One Palaemon carinicauda isolate YSFRI2023 chromosome 5, ASM3689809v2, whole genome shotgun sequence DNA window includes the following coding sequences:
- the LOC137640882 gene encoding uncharacterized protein, whose product MWHEEPKPNEWELGILLKIAKRGDLADCSNYRGMTLTSVVMKVYNVLILKRLEKKVDESLRDEQAGFRKDQTANLDLTPTTKLLARNHSIKTLTIQLEAGLSFDKGSQNMGSKCVGEDNAI is encoded by the exons atgtggcatgaagagccaaaaccaaatgaatgggagttaggaatcttgttgaaaatAGCTAAAaggggagacctggctgattgcagtaattacagaggcatgacaCTTACTTCAGTTGTTATGAAAGTATACAATGtccttattcttaagagactggagaagaaggTTGATGAAAgccttagagatgaacaagcaggatttaggaaag ATCAAACCGCCAATTTGGACCTGACTCCGACAACTAAACTTCTGGCCAGGAACCATTCCATTAAAACTTTGACAATCCAGCTTGAAGCTGGATTGTCGTTCGACAAAGGTTCACAAAATATGGGGAGCAAGTGTGTTGGAGAAGATAATGCTATATAA